Proteins encoded by one window of Simiduia curdlanivorans:
- a CDS encoding GFA family protein has product MTTLTGECFCGAVKYQITGPLRDARSCHCSRCRKAFSAQASAYALVDPADFSWLCGADALTTYASQQDFGFQFCRQCGSTLCGIYKNHVHGITLGCLNEDPHIEIGRHIFVGSKASWEVMPEGVTQYQAQGPD; this is encoded by the coding sequence ATGACAACATTAACCGGTGAATGTTTTTGCGGCGCGGTTAAGTATCAAATCACAGGCCCGCTGCGCGACGCGCGCTCTTGTCACTGCTCGCGCTGTCGCAAAGCCTTTAGCGCCCAGGCTTCGGCCTATGCCTTAGTCGATCCTGCGGATTTCAGCTGGCTTTGCGGCGCCGACGCGTTAACCACCTACGCAAGCCAGCAAGATTTCGGCTTTCAGTTTTGCCGCCAATGCGGCTCTACCTTGTGCGGCATCTACAAAAATCACGTTCACGGCATCACGCTAGGCTGCCTGAACGAAGACCCTCACATTGAAATAGGTCGGCATATCTTTGTCGGCTCCAAAGCAAGTTGGGAGGTTATGCCCGAGGGCGTTACCCAGTATCAAGCGCAAGGGCCAGATTGA
- a CDS encoding cyclodeaminase/cyclohydrolase family protein translates to MTGKFLEKPTNKLLDDFGAGNASPGSGSAAALMGLLASKLTITVCKKSIEYAKEESEIKAFQYILDQVETHIEPKLKELFEKDATDFERVVELWRERTIESSTTKKAAISREANRLLENATDYVFEIIELCMTLIDHGVVVFESGWKTVRGDSGAAISASMAGVTSGIFIANLNLKTLKGRNYAASNIKKCDELYQRLNVKQTKAFSCVVSLNSEALEAIQLELPET, encoded by the coding sequence ATGACAGGGAAGTTTCTTGAAAAACCTACAAATAAATTACTAGACGATTTTGGTGCTGGCAATGCCTCTCCCGGCTCAGGAAGTGCGGCAGCTCTTATGGGGTTACTTGCATCAAAGCTAACAATTACTGTATGTAAAAAAAGTATTGAATATGCCAAAGAAGAAAGTGAAATTAAAGCGTTTCAATATATATTGGATCAAGTCGAGACACATATTGAACCGAAATTGAAAGAATTATTCGAAAAAGATGCTACAGACTTTGAAAGAGTTGTCGAATTATGGCGGGAGAGAACTATAGAATCCTCGACAACTAAAAAGGCAGCCATATCTCGTGAAGCTAATAGATTACTTGAAAACGCTACAGATTATGTATTTGAGATTATTGAGCTCTGCATGACCTTGATTGACCATGGGGTTGTAGTGTTTGAAAGTGGCTGGAAGACAGTGCGAGGCGATTCAGGCGCAGCTATTAGCGCATCCATGGCTGGCGTCACCTCTGGAATTTTTATAGCCAATTTAAATCTTAAGACCCTGAAGGGCAGAAATTACGCCGCCTCAAACATTAAAAAATGTGATGAACTATACCAAAGACTGAATGTAAAGCAAACAAAGGCATTTAGTTGTGTTGTGTCGCTTAATTCAGAGGCTCTAGAGGCGATTCAGCTTGAACTTCCTGAGACCTAA
- a CDS encoding chitinase C-terminal domain-containing protein gives MFKRSQLGLGVALACAFASFSSQAAVPAKPAISWMPTSFENGNNLTVHWDMWWGVNGTSWTLTNNGAVQCEGQLTPNGQNQQSAECTSNFSAGSHALQVALCNTDGCTSSNSFTIQVTNGGTTNQAPTVSHNAPTSASEGDTVTLSASASDADGSIQQVAFYVDNALIGADTSAPYSVQWQTTAGNHTIHAIATDNQNATAQSGSSSIAVTALPNQAPQISLANVPANWMDGQAASFSAVASDTDGQISAVRFYLNNALLATDTSSPYQANWQAQAGNHSLYAVAVDDDNAETQSASQAFSVAADSNAAPTVSLAPLASGIIAGDQVALSATATDADGSISKVEFYIDNQLLSTDTSLPFETSWTASAGSHTVLARAYDNQAKTADASQTVTVANDGSVNHEDCRPDGLYATPGIDVPYCTVYDTDGRELMGSATRRVIGYFTSWRTGGNGPAYLAHQIPWDKLTHINYAFAHVNSNNQVSVGANSPTNAATGMEWPGVAGAEMDPSLPYKGHFNLLNKYKKQYPHVKTLVSIGGWAETGGYFEGEGRVDSGGFYTMTTNSDGSVNSAGINTFADSVVTFLRSYGFDGADIDYEYPTSMNDAGNPLDFAISNAMRGGLNASYNVLMKTLREKLDAAGAQDGKHYMLTIASPSSGYLLRGMEAFKSVQYLDYVNIMSYDLHGSWNQFVGPNAPLFDNGEDSELLKWNAYGGQYKNIGYLNTDWAYHYFRGSLPAGRINIGVPYYTRGWQGVEGGTNGLWGEASLPNQGECPVGTGSGETNKCGYGAIGIDNLWHDKNEMGDELGAGSNPMWHAKNLENGIPGSYLASYGLDPVNNPYHQLQGTYVRHYNSTMAAPWLWNAEKKVFLSTEDEQSINRKADYIVDEGIGGVMFWELAGDYRFNAGTGEYEMGNTLTTALADKFANAPKYGNKRAEVALPGEQLDISFDLTNFALGDSNYPITPDLIITNNSGVDLPGSTEFYFDVATSAPDNIADQSAAGLTVVSNGSNASGNNIGGLDNNFHRVKIATPSYLTVKHGESWKVVMKYYLPVSLPSNWEVKIGSQRFALLQEHPNLPAGTVTGGGTGGGDGGGTGDCAAQNIDPASYPAYPHFPQKDWAGNPSHANGGHRMTHNSAVYQAKWWTATQPGGSDWDLVCGF, from the coding sequence ATGTTTAAACGCTCCCAACTCGGGCTGGGCGTTGCTTTGGCCTGTGCTTTCGCAAGCTTCAGCAGCCAAGCAGCAGTGCCTGCAAAACCCGCTATCAGCTGGATGCCCACCAGTTTCGAAAATGGCAACAACCTTACCGTGCACTGGGATATGTGGTGGGGTGTAAATGGCACAAGCTGGACACTCACCAACAATGGCGCCGTGCAGTGTGAAGGCCAACTCACCCCTAACGGCCAAAACCAACAAAGCGCAGAGTGCACCAGCAACTTTTCAGCCGGCAGCCACGCACTACAAGTCGCGCTGTGTAATACCGATGGCTGCACCAGCAGTAACAGCTTCACTATTCAAGTGACCAACGGCGGCACCACCAATCAAGCGCCAACCGTTAGCCATAACGCCCCAACGTCCGCTAGCGAAGGCGATACTGTCACCTTATCGGCCAGCGCCAGCGACGCCGATGGCAGCATTCAACAAGTTGCGTTTTATGTAGACAACGCTTTGATCGGCGCAGATACCAGCGCGCCCTATTCGGTGCAGTGGCAAACGACGGCCGGCAATCACACCATTCACGCCATCGCCACCGACAACCAAAATGCCACAGCGCAATCCGGCAGCTCGTCTATAGCCGTTACTGCCCTGCCCAATCAAGCACCGCAAATTTCCCTGGCTAATGTGCCGGCTAATTGGATGGACGGCCAAGCCGCCAGCTTTAGCGCTGTGGCCTCCGATACCGACGGCCAAATCAGCGCCGTGCGCTTCTATTTAAACAACGCGCTATTAGCCACCGACACCAGCTCGCCCTACCAAGCCAATTGGCAGGCGCAGGCCGGTAATCACAGCCTGTATGCGGTAGCAGTGGATGACGACAACGCCGAAACCCAAAGCGCCAGCCAAGCCTTCAGTGTGGCCGCCGATAGCAACGCCGCACCCACGGTAAGCTTGGCACCGCTGGCCAGCGGCATTATTGCCGGCGATCAAGTAGCACTCTCGGCGACGGCGACTGACGCCGATGGCAGCATCAGCAAAGTTGAGTTTTATATAGACAATCAACTACTCAGCACCGACACCAGCCTACCCTTCGAAACCAGCTGGACCGCCAGCGCCGGCAGCCACACGGTGCTAGCCCGCGCCTACGACAACCAAGCCAAAACCGCCGATGCCTCACAGACCGTGACCGTGGCCAACGACGGCTCGGTGAACCATGAAGACTGCCGGCCAGACGGCCTTTACGCCACACCCGGTATCGATGTGCCCTACTGCACCGTGTACGACACAGACGGGCGCGAATTGATGGGCAGCGCCACGCGCCGCGTCATCGGCTATTTCACCAGCTGGCGCACCGGCGGCAATGGCCCCGCCTACTTAGCGCACCAAATCCCGTGGGATAAGCTCACCCACATCAACTACGCCTTCGCCCACGTGAACAGCAATAACCAAGTGTCCGTAGGTGCCAACTCGCCCACCAATGCCGCCACTGGCATGGAATGGCCGGGCGTAGCCGGTGCCGAAATGGACCCGAGCCTGCCCTACAAAGGCCACTTCAACCTGCTCAACAAATACAAGAAGCAATACCCGCACGTGAAGACCTTGGTATCGATTGGCGGCTGGGCTGAAACCGGCGGCTATTTCGAGGGCGAGGGTCGCGTCGACTCAGGCGGTTTCTACACCATGACCACCAACAGCGATGGCTCGGTTAACAGCGCTGGCATTAACACCTTCGCCGATTCCGTAGTGACCTTCCTGCGCAGCTACGGCTTCGACGGCGCCGATATCGACTACGAATACCCCACCTCCATGAACGACGCGGGCAACCCGCTCGACTTCGCCATTTCTAACGCCATGCGCGGCGGCTTAAACGCCTCTTACAATGTGCTGATGAAAACCCTGCGCGAAAAACTCGACGCCGCCGGCGCGCAAGATGGCAAGCACTACATGCTCACCATCGCCTCGCCGTCGTCGGGTTATTTGTTGCGCGGTATGGAAGCGTTTAAATCGGTGCAGTATTTAGATTACGTCAACATTATGTCTTACGACCTGCACGGTTCGTGGAATCAATTTGTTGGCCCCAATGCACCGCTGTTTGATAACGGCGAAGATTCTGAATTGCTGAAATGGAATGCCTACGGCGGTCAGTACAAAAATATTGGCTACCTCAATACCGATTGGGCCTACCACTATTTCCGCGGTTCACTACCGGCCGGTCGCATTAACATCGGCGTGCCCTATTACACCCGTGGTTGGCAGGGCGTTGAAGGCGGCACCAACGGCTTGTGGGGCGAAGCGTCGCTACCCAACCAAGGCGAATGCCCAGTGGGTACCGGTTCCGGCGAAACCAATAAGTGCGGCTACGGCGCCATTGGTATCGACAACCTCTGGCACGACAAAAACGAAATGGGCGATGAACTGGGTGCCGGTTCCAACCCCATGTGGCACGCGAAAAACTTGGAGAATGGTATTCCGGGTAGCTATCTCGCAAGCTACGGCTTAGACCCAGTCAACAACCCCTACCATCAGCTGCAAGGCACTTACGTGCGCCACTACAACAGCACCATGGCGGCACCTTGGTTGTGGAACGCCGAGAAAAAAGTGTTCCTATCCACGGAAGATGAACAGTCTATTAACCGCAAGGCAGATTACATTGTCGATGAAGGTATTGGCGGCGTAATGTTCTGGGAATTGGCGGGTGATTACCGTTTCAACGCCGGCACCGGCGAATACGAAATGGGCAACACCCTCACCACTGCACTGGCGGATAAATTTGCCAACGCACCCAAGTACGGCAATAAGCGTGCGGAAGTGGCATTGCCCGGCGAGCAATTGGATATCAGTTTTGATCTCACCAATTTTGCTTTGGGTGATTCCAACTACCCCATCACGCCCGACCTAATCATCACCAACAATTCCGGCGTAGATTTACCGGGCAGCACCGAGTTTTATTTCGATGTAGCCACCAGTGCGCCGGATAATATTGCCGACCAAAGTGCCGCCGGTTTAACCGTGGTGTCTAACGGTTCAAACGCGTCGGGCAATAACATCGGTGGTTTAGACAATAATTTCCATCGGGTTAAAATTGCCACACCCAGTTATTTAACGGTGAAGCACGGCGAATCTTGGAAGGTAGTGATGAAATACTATCTGCCGGTTTCACTGCCTTCAAACTGGGAAGTAAAAATCGGCAGCCAACGCTTTGCGCTTTTACAAGAGCATCCGAACTTACCGGCGGGTACGGTAACGGGCGGCGGCACCGGTGGTGGCGATGGTGGCGGCACGGGTGATTGCGCCGCACAAAATATCGACCCAGCCAGCTACCCGGCCTACCCCCACTTTCCCCAAAAAGATTGGGCCGGCAACCCCTCCCACGCCAACGGCGGCCACCGCATGACCCACAACAGCGCGGTGTACCAAGCCAAGTGGTGGACGGCGACCCAACCCGGTGGGAGTGATTGGGATTTGGTTTGTGGCTTCTAA
- a CDS encoding MAPEG family protein, with protein MSLVLCFVLGIQPTQAAVPTNELLGILTLAAAILILNHSWVMTATELTRHKYKVYASPEERKTHAASKADVSDEGINEIERHLNTHRNTTENTIYYIFLAIIFSLASPSLLAAWVWLLLFPIARLGYTYSYFAGNDNLRGVFMSLTLLSTYGMASYLALSFLFR; from the coding sequence TTGAGCTTGGTCTTATGTTTTGTATTGGGCATTCAACCCACTCAGGCAGCGGTGCCTACCAACGAGCTGCTAGGCATACTTACATTAGCAGCGGCCATTTTAATCCTGAATCACTCCTGGGTAATGACCGCTACCGAGCTAACCCGGCACAAGTACAAAGTGTACGCCTCGCCCGAAGAAAGGAAAACGCATGCAGCAAGTAAAGCCGATGTTTCCGACGAGGGCATAAATGAAATTGAGAGGCACCTAAACACCCACAGAAATACAACAGAAAATACAATTTACTATATCTTTCTGGCCATTATCTTTTCGCTAGCATCGCCAAGCTTGCTCGCGGCATGGGTATGGTTACTGTTATTTCCCATCGCCCGTTTAGGCTACACCTACAGCTACTTCGCCGGAAACGATAACCTACGCGGCGTTTTCATGTCTTTAACGTTGCTATCAACTTACGGCATGGCGAGTTATTTGGCGCTCAGTTTTCTCTTTCGTTAG
- a CDS encoding antibiotic biosynthesis monooxygenase family protein — MSEINVINTIQVPAGMEAEAEQIRAVYVDYFSKQEGFVSSTFYKSIHRETDGSIKYVNTVVWASIQDFERVVNLGFNNTDGENSDGMRVLGKGFPEPIVVSPGQYQIISQS, encoded by the coding sequence ATGAGCGAAATTAACGTCATCAACACAATTCAAGTCCCCGCTGGCATGGAAGCCGAAGCCGAGCAAATTAGAGCAGTGTACGTAGACTACTTTAGCAAGCAAGAGGGCTTTGTGAGTTCGACCTTTTACAAATCCATCCATAGGGAAACTGACGGCTCGATCAAGTATGTAAACACCGTAGTGTGGGCGTCGATACAGGATTTCGAGCGCGTTGTTAACCTAGGATTTAACAATACCGACGGCGAAAATAGCGACGGCATGCGGGTATTGGGCAAGGGCTTTCCTGAACCTATTGTTGTTTCACCTGGGCAATATCAAATTATTTCGCAAAGCTAA
- a CDS encoding DUF2157 domain-containing protein, with product MANLTQLLQEWVSAELISSTQAASIERYEQAKPARHWVLYGILAVGVTVLAIGVISLIAANWSEIPNWAKLGADLLVLAALALGIYRLHGSGSLVLFEVGIVFFAALILASIGLIAQIYHTGGDLYQALLLWLVMLLPLALCTQRAPLPHVWLMVFMGAVISLVDAKSDDWFGSSDDQVMLSLLFAAPAILFILGKLALALLPTHAFARVFNFWLAVLGCIAVVTMDIGSWGWMPLVFSYPILIGLTALFAIALALVVVTDSPSATHRKALLLLFAVYVVAVFATRLSLESSLVAATFSILLASLCAFYFALCGSRRLFNFFALLVAIRFLIVYFDALGGLATTGIGLIISGVIILSLAWAWYKHHGRLQTLVEGIRL from the coding sequence ATGGCGAATTTAACACAACTGCTTCAGGAGTGGGTGAGCGCAGAACTTATCTCATCGACGCAAGCCGCCAGTATCGAACGCTATGAACAAGCAAAGCCGGCGCGGCATTGGGTACTCTATGGCATTTTGGCGGTTGGCGTAACCGTATTAGCGATAGGCGTGATTTCTTTGATCGCCGCTAATTGGAGTGAAATACCTAATTGGGCAAAACTTGGTGCCGACTTACTCGTGCTAGCCGCCTTGGCGTTGGGTATTTACCGGCTGCATGGCAGCGGAAGCCTAGTGCTGTTTGAAGTGGGCATCGTTTTTTTCGCCGCGCTGATTTTGGCGTCTATCGGATTGATTGCACAGATCTACCACACAGGCGGCGATTTGTACCAAGCGCTACTGCTGTGGCTGGTGATGTTATTGCCTTTAGCGCTATGCACGCAGCGCGCACCCTTGCCCCACGTATGGCTAATGGTTTTTATGGGCGCAGTCATATCGCTAGTCGACGCAAAGAGCGATGACTGGTTTGGCAGTTCCGATGATCAAGTCATGCTAAGCCTGTTGTTTGCTGCACCGGCTATCTTATTTATATTGGGTAAATTGGCATTGGCGCTGTTGCCCACCCATGCTTTTGCTCGCGTGTTCAACTTTTGGCTGGCGGTGTTAGGGTGCATTGCTGTGGTCACCATGGATATCGGATCGTGGGGTTGGATGCCCTTGGTGTTCAGCTATCCCATTCTCATCGGGCTAACAGCGCTATTCGCGATTGCGCTGGCGCTAGTCGTCGTTACCGATAGCCCGTCGGCAACTCATCGGAAAGCGCTTCTATTATTGTTTGCGGTTTATGTTGTTGCGGTATTCGCGACTCGTTTGAGTCTAGAAAGCTCTCTGGTGGCCGCCACATTTAGCATCCTCCTTGCGAGCCTTTGCGCATTTTACTTTGCCCTATGCGGCTCGCGCCGGCTATTCAATTTCTTCGCCTTGCTGGTGGCCATTCGTTTTTTAATCGTCTATTTCGATGCGTTGGGTGGGCTAGCGACCACTGGCATTGGTTTGATTATTTCCGGCGTTATCATATTGAGCTTGGCTTGGGCTTGGTATAAGCATCATGGGCGCCTGCAAACATTGGTTGAGGGCATCAGATTATGA
- a CDS encoding AAA family ATPase, translating into MEKHFQKISGLIPNTLKKIDIELKGRNLIITGGNGSGKTCLLRELHRKAELLIVQKRMADLEQIRTHHNNFKNLLASETKGSSQYDRTQKNLDSYRNQLDEIESGLKLDINNSIEFSANLGERTAVLKMFEAKRTSSIAHADTAKGIDTEKQQAASNKTHNQSFGNSLEQHLVNLRNRRSLAITEDKNESLAQNISSWFMGFEKNLQILLEDKTAKLNFNSNTLKFTIAQEGKPEYTFQSLSSGYQAIFEIYADLLMRTEYFEITPENLTGVVFIDEIDAHLHVSLQRLIFPFFTKSFPNVQFLVTTHSPFVLTSAEDTVIFDLTRNSQVDEDISMYSYSAIIQGLLGAKPTSLLLEESINEIAEIINSDNIDYSRLEILVNKLKPNEDKLDSKSKSFFLMGENALLDKES; encoded by the coding sequence GTGGAGAAGCATTTTCAGAAAATTAGTGGGCTAATTCCCAACACACTCAAAAAAATAGACATTGAGCTTAAGGGGCGAAACTTAATCATCACAGGTGGCAACGGCTCCGGAAAAACCTGCCTTCTGCGGGAGCTTCATCGAAAGGCCGAACTATTGATAGTACAAAAGAGAATGGCTGATTTAGAGCAGATTCGGACTCATCACAATAACTTCAAGAATTTATTGGCTTCGGAAACAAAAGGCTCTAGCCAATATGATCGAACCCAGAAGAACTTGGATAGCTACCGAAATCAACTCGATGAAATAGAGTCTGGTCTGAAACTAGATATAAACAATAGTATAGAATTTTCTGCCAACTTAGGTGAACGAACAGCTGTGCTTAAAATGTTCGAAGCAAAGAGAACCTCTTCAATTGCACATGCTGACACTGCGAAGGGGATAGACACAGAAAAGCAACAAGCAGCGTCGAACAAAACGCACAATCAAAGTTTTGGTAATAGCTTGGAGCAGCACCTTGTCAACTTGAGAAACAGGAGATCTTTAGCAATAACTGAAGACAAAAATGAGTCCCTAGCACAAAATATATCTAGCTGGTTTATGGGTTTTGAGAAAAACCTACAAATTTTGCTTGAAGATAAAACAGCAAAGCTAAATTTCAATTCAAACACGCTGAAATTCACCATAGCTCAAGAAGGAAAACCAGAGTATACATTCCAGTCACTATCTTCAGGGTATCAAGCTATTTTTGAAATATATGCTGACTTATTAATGCGCACCGAGTACTTCGAAATAACCCCAGAAAATCTGACAGGGGTTGTTTTTATCGATGAAATTGATGCTCACCTGCACGTATCTTTGCAACGCTTGATCTTTCCATTTTTCACGAAGTCATTTCCAAATGTACAATTTTTAGTCACAACACACTCACCTTTTGTGCTTACATCTGCTGAGGACACGGTAATATTTGACCTAACAAGGAACTCTCAGGTTGACGAGGACATTTCGATGTACTCATACTCAGCAATCATTCAGGGGTTACTCGGAGCTAAGCCAACATCCTTATTACTGGAAGAATCGATAAATGAAATTGCAGAGATCATTAACTCAGATAATATCGACTATTCAAGGCTAGAAATTTTGGTAAACAAATTGAAACCTAATGAAGATAAACTTGATAGCAAATCAAAATCCTTCTTCTTGATGGGCGAAAATGCCCTTCTAGATAAGGAGTCATAA
- a CDS encoding IS110 family transposase has translation MKITTIGLDIAKSVFHLVAVNLRGKPLKKKQLKRHQLLAYFAKLESCLVVMEACGSANYWARELQALGHDVKLIAPQYVKPYVKGNKNDYNDAEAIAEAAQRPTMRFVPIKNIEQQDVQNIHRQRERLKGERTALSNQIRGLLAEYGVAIHKGIATLKRELPLILEDGSNALTVGARELFAELFDELIAINERLERCEQRIKAVNQGNEQCQRLDEVLGIGAITASALYAAAGDGSDFVNGRHFSAWLGLVPGQHSTGGKPVLLGISKRGNCYLRTLLIHGARAVLRYSAEKTDRFSRWAQSLLERRGHNRACVAVANKLARIAWVIMAKGERYRPAV, from the coding sequence ATGAAGATTACAACGATTGGGCTGGATATCGCAAAGTCTGTTTTCCACTTAGTGGCTGTAAATTTACGAGGCAAGCCGTTAAAGAAGAAACAACTAAAACGGCATCAGCTCTTGGCTTACTTTGCCAAGCTAGAGAGTTGCTTGGTTGTTATGGAAGCTTGCGGCAGTGCCAACTATTGGGCAAGAGAGCTTCAAGCCTTGGGGCATGATGTGAAACTAATAGCGCCGCAGTACGTGAAACCGTATGTCAAAGGCAACAAGAACGACTACAACGATGCGGAGGCAATTGCTGAAGCAGCTCAACGCCCTACTATGCGCTTTGTGCCCATTAAGAATATTGAGCAGCAAGATGTTCAGAACATACATCGACAAAGAGAGCGTTTAAAGGGCGAGCGTACAGCCCTGTCGAACCAGATAAGAGGGTTATTAGCGGAGTATGGCGTAGCGATTCACAAGGGTATTGCTACCTTGAAACGAGAATTGCCATTGATACTCGAAGACGGGAGTAACGCTTTAACCGTAGGTGCTCGGGAACTGTTTGCAGAACTGTTCGATGAGCTCATAGCCATTAACGAACGCCTAGAGCGCTGCGAGCAACGTATAAAAGCGGTTAATCAGGGTAATGAACAGTGCCAGCGTTTAGATGAGGTGCTCGGTATTGGAGCTATTACCGCAAGTGCACTGTATGCAGCGGCTGGTGATGGTAGTGACTTTGTGAATGGCCGACACTTCTCCGCGTGGTTAGGCTTAGTACCGGGTCAGCACAGTACGGGTGGTAAGCCCGTGTTACTGGGTATCAGTAAGCGAGGTAATTGTTATTTGCGCACCTTGCTGATACATGGGGCACGCGCAGTACTGCGGTATTCTGCGGAGAAAACAGATCGCTTTAGCCGCTGGGCGCAATCGTTACTGGAGCGAAGAGGCCACAACCGAGCCTGCGTCGCCGTAGCAAATAAGTTAGCCAGAATTGCTTGGGTGATCATGGCAAAAGGCGAGCGCTATCGCCCTGCGGTATAG
- a CDS encoding HNH endonuclease — MFKVVRTGEPPECLANNQYNSPEIVQRLREMFHGKCYLCEQADLSAPEIEHFEPHEGDDGLKYEWNNLYFACSRCNSVKSNTHRNLLDCCSDEIDVVRTIKCLPPTMPDAPVQISAADHVEDLRVINTVELLHKCFNESNTAIRGITREVLVEKLFDYLIDLLTHRRTIVNRRTTPHEKQHAQERIEVMIQDNFEFSAFWRWYVLSDTVLRERLSDAINF; from the coding sequence GTGTTCAAAGTCGTAAGAACAGGTGAGCCTCCCGAGTGCTTGGCAAATAACCAATACAATAGCCCTGAAATCGTCCAACGCTTACGCGAAATGTTCCATGGCAAGTGCTATTTGTGTGAACAAGCAGATTTATCAGCACCAGAAATAGAACACTTCGAACCCCATGAAGGCGATGACGGTTTGAAGTATGAATGGAATAATCTTTACTTTGCATGCTCTCGCTGCAACAGCGTAAAGAGCAATACCCACAGGAACCTTCTAGATTGTTGCTCTGATGAAATAGATGTAGTCAGAACCATTAAGTGCCTACCTCCTACCATGCCAGATGCACCAGTTCAAATATCTGCCGCAGACCATGTAGAAGACCTCAGAGTCATCAATACAGTTGAGCTGCTACACAAGTGCTTTAACGAAAGCAACACAGCAATAAGAGGTATAACAAGGGAAGTCCTTGTAGAGAAGCTGTTTGACTATCTAATAGATCTTTTGACCCATAGGCGCACTATAGTAAATAGGCGAACAACGCCTCACGAAAAGCAACATGCGCAAGAAAGAATCGAAGTTATGATCCAAGATAATTTTGAGTTTTCAGCTTTCTGGCGTTGGTACGTACTGAGTGACACAGTACTAAGAGAACGCTTAAGTGACGCTATAAATTTTTAA
- a CDS encoding DUF1801 domain-containing protein: MQKDVQVKFASYPEHIRPLMLTLRSLIFEVAAEDGIDDLEECLKWGEPSYLCKHGSTLRIDWKAKEPNQYAMYFHCQTSLVATFTELYGEALCFSGNRAIILDIHQKLPEQVLKHCVSLTLRYHSLKHKPLLGA; the protein is encoded by the coding sequence ATGCAAAAGGATGTTCAGGTAAAGTTCGCGTCTTACCCAGAACACATTCGGCCGTTGATGCTCACCCTTCGTTCACTTATTTTTGAAGTGGCGGCGGAAGATGGCATAGATGATCTTGAAGAATGTTTAAAATGGGGCGAGCCCAGTTATTTATGTAAACACGGCAGCACATTGCGCATAGATTGGAAAGCGAAGGAACCCAACCAGTACGCGATGTACTTCCACTGCCAGACCTCTTTGGTGGCTACTTTTACCGAACTATATGGGGAGGCGCTTTGCTTTTCTGGCAACAGAGCGATCATTCTCGACATACACCAAAAACTGCCGGAGCAAGTTTTAAAACATTGCGTATCCTTAACGCTGCGCTACCACTCACTCAAGCATAAACCTTTACTTGGCGCTTAA
- a CDS encoding TIGR02450 family Trp-rich protein, protein MNNIKPKKLLNSKWTAVTPKNREKHFLVTEVEFDQEGTVTSCILEAVLSKRSSSIDWHDLTNNTRWLHGWQ, encoded by the coding sequence ATGAACAATATCAAGCCTAAAAAACTACTTAACAGCAAATGGACGGCAGTTACACCAAAGAATCGAGAAAAACATTTTTTGGTAACAGAGGTAGAATTTGACCAGGAGGGCACTGTAACCTCATGCATTCTAGAGGCTGTATTGTCAAAAAGATCTAGTTCAATCGACTGGCACGACTTGACTAATAACACACGCTGGCTTCACGGCTGGCAGTAG